From a region of the Besnoitia besnoiti strain Bb-Ger1 chromosome I, whole genome shotgun sequence genome:
- a CDS encoding hypothetical protein (encoded by transcript BESB_008350), which translates to MMQGQGFTAGSDRSFPLADRDYPFRSEPPSPALSDLDDGAVTPSGPSCSFIPLLSASRTDDVDGRDLVGASVSCEPGTGNRGKLQLSRCSSESFLLQETSPFTTLALPDASDGSWLDLRHNHSYGSCRDGDVGFGLFGAQLQAPGVLELLATEASSSSAPLSPWDWSAGSGEVGATIEGQHAQGCSWRKLSEDVPGGKDATALTEQEIQAKEGEISPIVAHAGRQGAADVTKGPRLEGDGECIAPSSLIRHMGAHVSDSELQPCRELLGTAPGEPSKSGACTSVVAERMGSSTTASTQSSSLRSSPHDWSPMTQVQCPTFTQAGAAYTQLTTPWAFGQVRKAAQENMRENSLHHREQGVRHRAECCRDYAWQTNDSGGATPVVSLQRPGAGFHQGSRHEIGGLAAEHVNRAGGMGHTPSPRNLQVTRCVIGYEHGNTSTDCGRDRTPRGASHDKESYEASLGFGTMKSAMAEMCISPSSLTRSTTASSMTALPPDKADPSWVVSSPSWSETDSDYVRGSTGASCEAPSDGTFRGSYVVRVNERVNQSLPGTVSVCIGRPAANTVCPVGVCGAAHTRQVVREGVGIWSRNQGVLGKADGRWDRIAHFGAPRQLSVERGVTGVEHQREVVGCRQYPERTMSLPSAFQCPSFVGSRPMGAMSEVVDPFAGVQVRGQPGPRPMDMGRLSRKVHCTVPPSRCLGTGAFASHPVYTGYAGDTNAHILVPDTVPDHARHITYSGKGACAGHRQYEGVAEERRITDQASGDPAWLSCSSELPAGHNSGSEYQHLPGASPSAGCLVGDLTFAVKSSHHYGAPTDDSSDPDLRRLYESQDPGGSCSGCNVDMPAGTKRSRYDSEGILFSEAVIKKVRSSGDNENEGKRPPIFDTESACPEVETGAWQTLAPKLSSCSREELERCQEDGGTQCDEDSSLQWHEGFTLPLGKDGRGELIKRMRSVHKADREFCRFSLEGMGIDFKRLAHATVEELWKIAYRWGLFGYAVKLSKKYGKTATGPSRKKAVQALSAVPSLQPASSECKPSR; encoded by the exons ATGATGCAAGGACAGGGATTCACGGCGGGGTCGGACCGGTCGTTTCCTTTGGCGGATCGTGACTATCCATTTCGATCGGAACCGCCGTCTCCAGCGCTTTCAGATCTGGACGACGGTGCTGTCACGCCTTCCGGACCATCCTGCAGCTTCATTCCCCTGCTATCGGCATCTCGGACTGACGATGTTGATGGACGCGATCTCGTTGGCGCTTCCGTCTCGTGTGAACCGGGGACAGGGAACCGAGGCAAACTTCAATTATCGCGGTGCAGCTCGGAATCCTTCCTGCTACAGGAGACAAGTCCGTTCACCACTCTTGCTCTTCCAGATGCCAGCGATGGCAGTTGGCTGGACCTAAGGCATAATCATTCATACGGTAGTTGCCGCGACGGCGATGTTGGTTTCGGACTATTTggggcgcagctgcaggcgccgggcGTTCTTGAGCTGCTGGCCACTGAGGCGAGTTCTTCGTCAGCTCCTTTGTCGCCGTGGGATTGGAGCGCCGGCTCAGGCGAGGTTGGAGCGACGATAGAGGGACAACATGCGCAAGGTTGCTCATGGCGCAAACTCTCTGAAGACGTCCCGGGTGGGAAAGACGCGACAGCGTTAACAGAGCAAGAAATCCAGGCGAAGGAGGGTGAGATTAGCCCCATCGTTGCGCACGCGGGAAGGCAAGGTGCCGCGGACGTGACGAAAGGCCCCCGGCTGGAGGGTGATGGAGAATGCATTGCACCAAGCAGTCTCATTCGTCACATGGGCGCCCATGTCTCTGACAGTGAGCTACAACCATGCAGGGAGTTGCTGGGGACTGCACCAGGTGAACCATCTAAAAGCGGGGCATGCACCTCGGTGGTTGCAGAAAGAATGGGATCTTCGACGACAGCGAGTACCCAGTCTTCCTCTTTGAGATCAAGTCCGCATGACTGGAGCCCCATGACACAAGTCCAGTGTCCCACATTCACGCAGGCGGGTGCCGCGTACACGCAGTTAACGACTCCATGGGCATTCGGACAGGTACGCAAGGCAGCTCAGGAGAATATGCGGGAGAACAGTCTGCATCACCGCGAGCAAGGGGTACGCCACAGAGCAGAGTGCTGCCGCGACTATGCCTGGCAGACAAATGATTCAGGGGGAGCTACCCCCGTGGTCAGCCTGCAGCGCCCAGGAGCAGGATTCCACCAAGGTTCCAGACACGAAATAGGTGGACTCGCGGCAGAGCACGTGAATAGGGCCGGTGGTATGGGACATACACCTTCGCCGAGAAACCTTCAAGTCACTCGCTGTGTGATTGGATATGAGCACGGAAACACTTCAACCGACTGCGGAAGAGATCGCACACCACGTGGTGCTTCTCACGATAAAGAATCTTACGAAGCCAGTCTCGGCTTTGGGACAATGAAGTCAGCGATGGCAGAAATGTGTATCAGCCCGTCGTCTCTGACGCGGTCCACAACGGCATCGTCTATGACCGCGTTGCCACCCGATAAAGCTGATCCCTCGTGGGTAGTTTCTTCTCCATCATGGTCTGAAACTGATTCCGATTATGTACGAGGCAGTACGGGAGCAAGCTGTGAGGCTCCCAGTGATGGTACGTTTCGTGGCTCATACGTGGTAAGGGTTAACGAGAGAGTCAACCAATCCTTGCCAGGGACGGTGAGTGTCTGCATTGGACGTCCGGCGGCTAATACGGTCTGCCCAGTCGGTGTGTGTGGCGCCGCCCATACCCGTCAAGTCGTCCGCGAGGGTGTGGGGATTTGGAGTAGGAACCAAGGAGTACTGGGGAAGGCCGACGGACGGTGGGATCGTATTGCACACTTCGGTGCTCCCAGACAGCTTTCGGTGGAGCGTGGCGTCACAGGAGTGGAGCACCAGAGGGAGGTTGTAGGCTGTCGACAGTATCCAGAGAGGACAATGTCACTCCCGTCGGCGTTCCAGTGCCCGAGCTTTGTTGGATCCCGGCCGATGGGCGCCATGAGCGAAGTCGTCGACCCATTCGCAGGTGTGCAGGTTCGTGGGCAGCCAGGGCCCCGTCCCATGGACATGGGTCGTCTTTCAAGAAAAGTCCATTGTACGGTTCCGCCTTCTCGTTGCTTAGGAACAGGGGCATTTGCGAGCCATCCCGTGTACACGGGTTACGCAGGAGACACGAATGCGCATATCCTGGTTCCAGATACCGTGCCAGATCATGCCAGACACATCACTTACAGCGGGaagggcgcatgcgcaggccaTCGCCAGTACGAGGGGGTGgctgaggagagaagaaTAACTGACCAGGCTTCGGGAGACCCCGCGTGGTTGAGCTGCTCCAGTGAGCTGCCAGCCGGTCACAACTCGGGAAGTGAATACCAACACCTAcctggcgcgtcgccgtcagcTGGATGTCTGGTTGGTGACCTTACGTTTGCCGTGAAATCAAGCCATCACTACGGGGCTCCCACGGACGACTCATCTGACCCAGATCTACGACGCTTATATGAATCCCAGGACCCCGGGGGCAGCTGCAGTGGATGCAACGTCGATATGCCCGCGGGTACCAAACGAAGCAGATATGACTCTGAAGGGATACTCTTTTCAGAAGCTGTCATCAAGAAGGTTCGATCGAGTGGTGATAACGAAAATGAGGGCAAAAGACCCCCCATTTTCGATACGGAGTCTGCTTGTCCGGAGGTGGAAACGGGGGCTTGGCAGACGCTAGCCCCGAAGCTCTCCAGTTGTTCCAGAGAAGAATTAGAACGGTGTCAGGAAGACGGCGGCACGCAGTGCGACGAAGATAGCAGCCTGCAGTGGCACGAAGGATTCACACTTCCACTCGGCAAGGACGGACGTGGTGAACTGATCAAGAGGATGAGAAGTGTGCACAAAGCG GATCGCGAGTTCTGTCGCTTCAGCCTTGAAGGCATGGGCATAGACTTCAAACGACTGGCCCACGCAACTGTTGAGGAATTATGGAAGATAGCGTATCGATGGGGGCTCTTTGGTTACGCGGTCAAACTCTCGAAGAAATATGGAAAGACCGCAACCGGCCCCTCAAGGAAGAAAGCAGTGCAGGCCTTGTCAGCAGTTCCCAGCCTTCAGCCGGCCTCCTCGGAGTGCAAGCCCAGCAGGTAA